In Pontibacillus yanchengensis, the following are encoded in one genomic region:
- the ltrA gene encoding group II intron reverse transcriptase/maturase: MDKTKPHKISKQTVWKAYKLVKAKKGAPGIDDESIQCFEEKLKDNLYKIWNRMSSGSYFPPPVKVVEIPKKNGGTRTLGVPTVSDRIAQMTAKLYFEPLVEPFFHTDSYGYRPHKSAIDAVRAIRKRCWKNDWVLEFDIKGLFDNIDHELLMKAVRKHTNCKWLILYIERWLKAPFQKKDGEMVERISGTPQGGVISPVLANLFMHYTFDKWMEINYPDNTWARYADDAVIHCKSKEEAEKILENLNRRFNECRLELHPDKTKIIYCKDADRTEDHPNISFDFLGYTFRPRRSKNRYGKFFINFTPAVSNKACKAMRQTIRGWRLQLKPDKEINDLSQMFNAVIRGWINYYGHFYKSQLYSVLRHMNRALVQWVRRKYKRFMRHKKRAERWLGRLARNLPQLFVHWQMGILPADG, from the coding sequence ATGGACAAAACAAAGCCGCATAAAATTTCTAAACAAACAGTGTGGAAAGCTTATAAACTAGTCAAAGCGAAAAAAGGAGCACCTGGCATCGATGATGAGTCAATCCAGTGTTTCGAAGAAAAGCTGAAAGACAACCTATACAAAATATGGAATCGCATGTCTTCTGGATCATACTTTCCGCCTCCAGTTAAAGTTGTAGAGATTCCCAAGAAAAATGGGGGAACTAGAACTCTAGGAGTTCCAACTGTATCTGATCGAATTGCACAGATGACGGCTAAACTTTACTTTGAACCTTTAGTTGAACCATTCTTTCATACTGATTCATACGGTTACAGACCTCATAAGTCTGCAATTGATGCTGTAAGAGCCATAAGAAAAAGGTGTTGGAAGAATGATTGGGTACTAGAGTTTGACATCAAAGGACTGTTTGACAATATAGATCATGAATTACTCATGAAAGCAGTTAGGAAACATACGAACTGCAAATGGTTAATTCTCTATATTGAAAGATGGTTAAAGGCACCATTTCAGAAGAAAGATGGAGAGATGGTTGAGAGAATATCGGGAACACCGCAAGGCGGTGTGATCAGTCCCGTTCTGGCTAATTTGTTCATGCATTACACATTTGATAAATGGATGGAAATCAATTACCCAGATAACACGTGGGCAAGATATGCCGATGATGCAGTAATACATTGTAAAAGTAAAGAAGAAGCCGAGAAGATACTTGAGAATTTAAACCGTCGGTTTAACGAATGTAGGCTTGAACTACATCCCGACAAAACCAAGATAATCTACTGTAAAGACGCAGATCGGACTGAGGATCATCCAAATATCTCGTTTGACTTCTTAGGATATACCTTTCGACCGAGACGATCTAAGAACAGATATGGAAAGTTCTTCATAAACTTTACTCCGGCGGTGAGCAACAAGGCATGCAAAGCCATGAGGCAAACTATAAGAGGATGGCGGCTTCAATTGAAGCCCGATAAAGAGATTAATGACCTCTCTCAAATGTTTAATGCTGTAATTAGAGGGTGGATTAACTACTATGGTCATTTCTACAAATCCCAACTCTACTCTGTCTTACGTCACATGAATCGAGCATTAGTGCAATGGGTAAGAAGGAAATATAAGAGATTTATGAGACATAAGAAAAGGGCAGAGAGATGGCTAGGAAGACTTGCTAGGAATCTACCACAACTGTTTGTGCACTGGCAGATGGGAATTCTGCCTGCGGATGGATAA
- a CDS encoding deaminase yields MSFDIDRYFLTLALDEAEQALSENTYPIGAVIVDENYKLVSTGRNQVHPHHDATAHAEINAIRNAGQAILNAKVNREKFTIFTSLEPCPMCTGGILFANIKKVVWILNDDLGFGGYKKIKGANVFDNRFNEIEVIEEPYKDLKIRQQELMSKWEVNPNNIVNLRDALM; encoded by the coding sequence GTGAGTTTTGATATAGATAGATACTTTTTAACATTAGCATTAGACGAAGCTGAACAAGCATTAAGTGAAAATACATATCCCATTGGGGCTGTAATTGTAGATGAAAATTATAAGTTAGTCTCCACAGGACGAAACCAAGTCCATCCACATCATGATGCAACTGCTCACGCTGAAATAAATGCAATACGAAATGCAGGTCAAGCAATATTAAATGCAAAAGTTAATCGTGAGAAATTCACTATATTCACTTCTTTAGAACCTTGTCCTATGTGTACAGGAGGAATTTTATTTGCAAATATAAAGAAAGTTGTTTGGATACTTAATGACGATTTAGGATTTGGTGGTTATAAAAAGATTAAAGGAGCTAATGTATTTGATAATAGGTTTAATGAAATTGAAGTAATTGAAGAACCATATAAAGATTTGAAAATAAGACAACAGGAGCTTATGAGTAAATGGGAAGTTAATCCAAATAATATCGTTAATTTGCGAGATGCTTTAATGTAA
- a CDS encoding YdcF family protein, protein MAYPFDCITDFIFVETDISPADVILVPGADHPQLIEKAVALYKQGLAPYILPSGGYKPHVGATEWSYLSNIGIRNGVPEGAILKEDKAQHTLENARFSLEVLKQKDIALNKVIIVCKACHSRRALLCYQKVFPKEVEFLVSPVVDRYGITKDNWFLSEIGISRTMTEVQKIGKYFGDFIPNWVDR, encoded by the coding sequence ATGGCTTATCCGTTTGATTGTATTACTGATTTCATTTTCGTAGAAACTGATATTTCTCCAGCAGATGTGATTTTAGTTCCGGGTGCTGACCATCCACAACTAATAGAAAAGGCAGTTGCTTTATATAAACAAGGATTAGCCCCATATATACTTCCGTCTGGTGGATATAAACCACATGTTGGAGCTACGGAATGGTCATATCTAAGTAATATTGGAATTAGAAATGGAGTACCAGAAGGAGCAATTTTAAAAGAAGATAAAGCACAGCACACTTTGGAAAATGCTCGTTTTTCTTTGGAAGTTTTAAAACAAAAGGATATAGCCTTAAATAAAGTTATTATAGTATGTAAAGCATGTCATTCTCGGCGTGCATTGCTATGCTATCAAAAGGTGTTTCCAAAAGAAGTAGAGTTTCTTGTCTCTCCTGTTGTTGATAGATATGGGATAACTAAAGATAACTGGTTTCTTTCTGAAATCGGAATAAGTCGTACAATGACTGAAGTTCAGAAAATCGGTAAATACTTTGGAGATTTTATTCCAAATTGGGTAGACAGATAA
- a CDS encoding DUF3888 domain-containing protein has product MRKFSFIIIVVMFLTVANSPVNAKPINEADTGLYYTLYYALMSSLREPVDKAIVEIYKDDKNAPRDLRWDATGAEILKIKQVYGIGGLYEITLKIMPFYRAHITYGIDEVVINTNGELISYKHLKTYPR; this is encoded by the coding sequence ATGAGGAAATTTTCATTTATAATTATAGTCGTAATGTTTCTTACAGTCGCTAACTCACCAGTAAATGCAAAACCAATAAACGAAGCTGATACGGGTTTATATTACACACTTTATTATGCACTTATGAGTAGCCTAAGAGAACCAGTAGATAAAGCGATTGTAGAAATTTATAAGGATGACAAAAACGCCCCAAGAGATCTTAGGTGGGATGCGACTGGAGCAGAAATTCTTAAAATAAAGCAAGTGTATGGTATCGGGGGACTATACGAGATAACTTTAAAGATAATGCCTTTTTATCGTGCTCATATAACATATGGAATTGATGAAGTTGTTATAAATACAAATGGTGAACTGATAAGTTATAAACACTTGAAGACATATCCTCGTTAG
- a CDS encoding nucleotidyltransferase domain-containing protein has product MRLDIDNWDPITVSEINEVFSKIPINWCIAGGWALDIHISKKTRVHKDIDVIIFREDQQVLYHYLNGAWDLYKAENGKLVSWKQGEYLGSTNDIWVSKDAYSSWAFQIMLVDTDNDEWIYRRDKSIRASKEKIMHKSQDGIPYIKPEIQLLYKAGASIIRNKDLQDFQNILPFLDTREKEWLKDAINKQFPCGHSWLKCL; this is encoded by the coding sequence TTGAGATTAGATATAGATAATTGGGATCCAATCACGGTTTCAGAAATAAATGAAGTTTTCTCAAAGATTCCAATAAATTGGTGTATAGCTGGAGGATGGGCCTTAGATATACATATAAGTAAAAAGACTAGAGTACATAAAGATATAGATGTCATCATCTTTAGAGAAGATCAACAAGTATTATATCATTATTTAAATGGAGCATGGGATTTATATAAAGCTGAAAATGGAAAACTTGTGTCTTGGAAACAAGGAGAGTATTTGGGTTCAACTAATGATATTTGGGTAAGTAAGGATGCTTATTCTTCTTGGGCATTTCAAATTATGTTAGTGGACACTGACAATGATGAATGGATATACAGAAGAGACAAATCCATAAGAGCATCGAAAGAGAAGATTATGCATAAATCTCAAGATGGCATTCCTTATATTAAACCTGAGATTCAGCTTCTTTATAAAGCTGGGGCTTCAATAATAAGAAATAAGGATCTTCAGGATTTTCAAAACATTCTTCCTTTTCTAGATACAAGAGAAAAAGAGTGGCTTAAAGATGCTATAAATAAACAATTTCCTTGTGGCCATAGT